The following DNA comes from Picosynechococcus sp. PCC 7003.
TCATTAATATTTACGGAGCAATTCAAAAAACAATCGACTATGATGATCTTCCCATAATCCCGCCATTTCATCACCCCAGGGACTTGTTTTCTCCTAGAAAGGAGATTTTTCTTGCTCTCTAAATTTTAAACAATTTAAAAAATAACTATATTTAATTATCAAAAATCTTGCCCTTTAAATCTTCTAAAACATGAAAAATTTCGACGCTTTTTTTCAGAAAATTTATTCTCAACCCATTGAAACCCGTCAGCATTGGTATGCAGAAGCAACCCAAGCCTATGATCAATATCGCGCTCCCTATGTGCCGGAAATTATTGATTTAATCTGTGAAAAAATCCCGCCAGAAAGTGTCATTCTAGAAATTGGCAGTGGCCCAGGTAACGCGACCCAACATTTTGCCCAACGGGGTTTTTCGTTAATTTGTCTGGAGCCGAACCCCAGGGCCTGTGAATTTGCCACCCAACGCTTTCAGAATGACCCAATTCAAATTATTAACACCACCTTTGAGGAATGGGAACCGACCCCAGAAAAATTTGAGACGATCCTTGCCAGCACTTCTTTTCACTGGTTGCAACCAGACACTAGATGTCAGGCGATCGCCCAGCTACTGAAGCCCCAAGGAAAAATAGTCCTGCTTTGGAATACCGTACCCCAACCCGATCCCAGCATTTTTCAGGATCTATTGCCCCTCTACGAAAAATATATGCCCAGCTTTGCCAGCTTTGAAAATATCGCTGTCCAGGAACAAAATCTCAAAAACATCAGCCAGGGTTTGCTCGATTCAAATTGTTTTCAAAACCTAGAACTAACCCAGGTAATTAAAACAAAAGATTATTCCCCGAACGATTACCTCAAATTACTCACAACCCTCTCCCCCTACATTGCCCTGGATCCTACTATCCGTAGGCAGCTCTTTGATGAACTGGAAATGGTCTTCCAAACCCGAAAAATTCAAATGATTCCCACCCAATATATTTGCGCTGCTCACATTGCCCAAGTAAAACCACCCAATTAAAGGGAGAAAATTTACAAAAAAAGGTGAGAATCCTTGACTCTCACCTACCTCTTTTTAATTCAATATTGTTGTTAAATATTAAATTAATCTAATTTATCGATTAGCTATCTTTCAACCAGCTAAACATTGCCCGGAGATCTTTACCGACAACTTCAATGGGGTGTTCTGCTTCACGGCGACGAATCGCAGTAAATTGTGCTTGGCCCGATTGATTTTCGAGGATGAAGTTCCGAGCAAACTCACCTGTTTGAATCTCCGTCAAAATTTCCTTCATCGCCGCTTTGGTTTCAGCGGTGATCACCCGTGGCCCACTAACGTAGTCACCATACTCAGC
Coding sequences within:
- a CDS encoding bifunctional 2-polyprenyl-6-hydroxyphenol methylase/3-demethylubiquinol 3-O-methyltransferase UbiG yields the protein MKNFDAFFQKIYSQPIETRQHWYAEATQAYDQYRAPYVPEIIDLICEKIPPESVILEIGSGPGNATQHFAQRGFSLICLEPNPRACEFATQRFQNDPIQIINTTFEEWEPTPEKFETILASTSFHWLQPDTRCQAIAQLLKPQGKIVLLWNTVPQPDPSIFQDLLPLYEKYMPSFASFENIAVQEQNLKNISQGLLDSNCFQNLELTQVIKTKDYSPNDYLKLLTTLSPYIALDPTIRRQLFDELEMVFQTRKIQMIPTQYICAAHIAQVKPPN